One region of Betaproteobacteria bacterium genomic DNA includes:
- a CDS encoding phage major capsid protein gives MDRVQMRGGPAGIDFARRAIALAVRRPQDAAQYAAERWGANSVVATEIRMAAVAGGSSTDADHAAVTGTHIGPASFLGLVRPDEILGKLQARMVAPHVPIVTQTGGATALWTESGKAAPVSRTAFTRQAIRPLRAPALIIYSADTLEYSSPAVEQMVLDDMRRAAIEASDTAFIDATNAGVADKIPRSVTYAAPSFVSSGVIGNDIAAAIEIFEGDLAAAAWVMHPVLAARIALSFGIGYAARLGPRGGVLLDMPVITSSVCTFDSSGGVIALVDASSIAVADAGIEVMRSTSGSVEMDDEPTGDTTVPTGMTTTSLVSLFQADSVGIRVSRRVNWVVGRQNAVVTITGATYEGS, from the coding sequence ATGGATCGAGTTCAGATGCGAGGCGGCCCGGCCGGCATTGATTTCGCGAGGCGCGCGATCGCGCTGGCTGTCCGCAGACCGCAGGACGCGGCGCAGTACGCGGCCGAGCGCTGGGGCGCAAACTCGGTTGTTGCCACGGAGATCCGCATGGCTGCCGTTGCCGGCGGCAGCTCGACCGATGCGGATCACGCCGCGGTCACCGGCACGCATATCGGGCCGGCCTCGTTTCTCGGGCTGGTGCGGCCGGACGAGATCCTGGGCAAGCTGCAGGCGCGCATGGTGGCGCCCCACGTCCCGATCGTGACGCAGACCGGCGGCGCGACGGCGCTGTGGACCGAATCCGGCAAGGCGGCGCCGGTTTCACGCACGGCGTTCACTCGGCAGGCCATCAGGCCGCTGCGAGCGCCCGCGCTCATCATCTACAGCGCGGATACGCTCGAGTATTCTTCGCCCGCCGTCGAGCAGATGGTTCTGGATGACATGCGCCGGGCGGCGATCGAGGCGTCGGATACCGCCTTCATCGACGCGACCAACGCGGGCGTCGCCGACAAGATTCCGCGCAGCGTCACGTACGCCGCGCCGAGCTTCGTCAGCAGCGGCGTCATCGGCAACGACATCGCGGCCGCCATCGAGATCTTCGAGGGCGACCTCGCGGCCGCCGCCTGGGTCATGCATCCGGTACTGGCTGCGCGCATCGCGCTGTCCTTCGGCATCGGCTACGCGGCCCGCCTGGGCCCGCGCGGCGGCGTGCTGCTGGACATGCCGGTGATCACGTCGTCGGTGTGCACGTTCGATTCCAGCGGTGGCGTCATCGCGCTGGTCGATGCCAGTTCCATCGCCGTGGCCGACGCAGGCATCGAAGTCATGCGCAGCACCTCGGGCTCGGTGGAGATGGACGACGAGCCGACGGGGGACACGACCGTGCCGACCGGGATGACGACCACGAGCCTGGTCAGCCTGTTCCAGGCCGACTCGGTTGGGATTCGGGTCTCGCGGCGCGTCAACTGGGTTGTCGGCCGGCAGAACGCCGTTGTCACGATCACCGGCGCCACCTACGAGGGCTCATAG
- a CDS encoding AlpA family phage regulatory protein, with protein sequence MVRILRLPEVQRHTGLSARVIYRRVAAGTFPRQVPLGDKATGWLESEIEQWVAERIAERDATAGMRSEMGRELRARRDVKAAA encoded by the coding sequence ATGGTGCGAATTCTCAGATTGCCGGAAGTGCAACGCCATACCGGGCTTTCGGCCCGGGTGATTTACCGGCGCGTCGCGGCCGGCACTTTCCCGCGGCAAGTCCCCCTCGGTGATAAGGCGACCGGCTGGCTCGAGAGTGAAATCGAGCAGTGGGTCGCCGAGCGCATCGCCGAGCGGGATGCTACAGCGGGAATGCGCAGCGAGATGGGGCGCGAGCTGCGCGCGCGGCGCGATGTGAAGGCCGCCGCATGA
- a CDS encoding AAA family ATPase translates to MSEAQRLLKVTRFADVSAQTKHEYALSWSDLFARLTNADAYERKADAPLLKLGTFGDDRTEKGALRTDANMLGISGIEGDYDAGAVSPMEAIDMLERHGIRACVYTSPSHTDAKPRWRVLAPLSADLPVHHRDMLMRRLNGALGGILTGESFTLSQTYYYGRVNGHPYQCLATFGDPEDGTCINLLSNLAEIAIGPPRASSTQTAEVATDEDMRNAILSGENYHEALRSLGARFAGRGMAADDIVATLEGLMDQSKAPHDARWQNRRKSLRRLADSAIGKYQRDKPKPAYEGAGDWTADVPPPGGTTEAPGASNSAEWPSPIDLSALATREPEQPQFVVKDWLPAGYATLLAGHGGVGKSAIALHLAVCIALGLPFAGMTCERRRVLYLSCEDRESVLHWRLDRICRHLRVSLAVLAGHLNIVELVGHDSILWDRDPRTGLCVTPAFGQLEARMRDSGAKVLMVDGVTDTFGGNENARTEVKRYVNALLALVPSDTGALLLVGHVAKLTAGNAATSEGYSGSTGWHNAVRARWYLYPETEQDEDGGRAQRTGRLQLELQKSNLGPNEQAMTWHWDDQAHMFLPEPAPSHLDRKVQDRDELQGIRLAMRGCIDAGLHVPSAATGSRTAYLVLAQRPEFPASLKGGGKPKTRRFWRQIEQLRQMQHIAEDGMRRKNRHAVAVFVLTSEGRAACVVC, encoded by the coding sequence ATGAGCGAGGCGCAGCGTCTACTGAAGGTGACGCGGTTCGCCGATGTTAGCGCGCAGACGAAGCACGAATATGCTTTGTCCTGGTCGGACCTGTTCGCCCGCCTCACGAATGCCGACGCGTACGAGCGCAAGGCCGATGCGCCGCTATTGAAGCTCGGCACCTTCGGCGACGATCGGACCGAGAAAGGTGCGCTGCGCACCGACGCCAACATGCTCGGCATCAGCGGCATCGAGGGCGACTACGACGCCGGCGCCGTCTCGCCGATGGAGGCCATCGACATGCTCGAGCGGCACGGCATCCGAGCCTGCGTCTACACATCACCATCGCATACCGACGCGAAGCCGCGCTGGCGCGTCCTGGCGCCGCTGTCGGCCGATCTACCAGTACACCATCGCGACATGCTCATGCGGCGGCTCAACGGCGCGCTGGGCGGCATTCTGACGGGCGAGAGCTTCACCCTCTCGCAGACGTACTACTACGGGCGCGTCAACGGGCATCCATACCAGTGCCTTGCCACCTTCGGCGACCCCGAGGACGGCACGTGCATCAACCTGTTGTCGAACCTGGCCGAGATTGCGATCGGACCGCCGCGGGCGAGCTCCACGCAGACGGCGGAAGTCGCGACCGATGAGGACATGCGCAATGCCATCCTCAGCGGCGAAAACTATCACGAAGCGCTGCGCAGCCTCGGGGCCCGGTTCGCTGGGCGCGGCATGGCCGCTGATGACATCGTGGCAACCCTCGAAGGGCTGATGGATCAATCGAAGGCGCCGCACGATGCGCGGTGGCAGAACAGGCGCAAGTCGCTGCGGCGACTGGCCGACAGCGCGATCGGCAAATATCAGCGCGATAAGCCGAAGCCCGCGTATGAGGGCGCCGGGGATTGGACAGCCGATGTACCGCCGCCAGGGGGCACGACGGAGGCGCCTGGTGCATCTAACTCGGCCGAATGGCCTAGTCCTATCGATCTATCCGCGCTTGCCACACGCGAGCCGGAGCAGCCGCAGTTCGTCGTCAAGGATTGGCTGCCGGCCGGGTATGCAACATTGCTAGCCGGGCATGGCGGCGTCGGCAAGTCGGCGATCGCGCTTCATTTGGCCGTGTGCATTGCACTCGGCCTACCGTTCGCAGGTATGACATGCGAGCGGCGGCGTGTGCTGTATCTGTCGTGCGAGGATCGCGAGAGCGTCCTGCATTGGCGGCTCGATCGCATTTGCCGACACCTGCGGGTATCGCTCGCGGTGCTGGCCGGGCATCTGAACATCGTCGAGCTGGTCGGGCATGACTCGATCCTATGGGACCGTGATCCGCGTACCGGGCTATGTGTCACCCCGGCATTCGGTCAGCTTGAGGCCCGCATGCGAGATTCGGGCGCCAAGGTGCTTATGGTCGATGGCGTGACCGACACCTTCGGAGGCAATGAGAACGCACGCACCGAGGTAAAGCGCTACGTCAACGCTTTGCTCGCACTAGTGCCGAGCGATACCGGCGCATTGCTGCTAGTGGGCCATGTGGCCAAGCTGACCGCCGGCAATGCAGCGACGAGCGAGGGTTACAGCGGCTCGACAGGCTGGCACAACGCTGTCCGCGCGCGCTGGTATCTCTACCCCGAGACCGAGCAGGACGAGGACGGCGGGCGAGCGCAGCGTACCGGACGGCTGCAACTGGAACTGCAGAAATCGAATCTCGGGCCGAACGAGCAGGCGATGACGTGGCATTGGGACGACCAAGCGCACATGTTCCTGCCAGAGCCGGCGCCATCGCACCTCGATCGCAAGGTACAGGATCGCGACGAACTGCAAGGTATTCGCCTTGCCATGCGCGGCTGCATCGACGCCGGGCTGCACGTACCGTCGGCGGCTACCGGCTCGCGTACCGCCTATCTCGTGCTGGCTCAGCGGCCGGAATTCCCGGCAAGTTTGAAGGGCGGCGGCAAGCCCAAAACGCGCCGATTTTGGCGACAAATCGAGCAATTGCGCCAGATGCAGCACATTGCCGAGGATGGCATGCGACGCAAGAACCGTCACGCAGTTGCCGTTTTCGTGCTCACTTCAGAGGGACGCGCCGCATGCGTCGTATGCTGA